From Pelotomaculum schinkii, the proteins below share one genomic window:
- a CDS encoding PhoH family protein has product MAEKFEARVELDDIGTTAEVFGKNDGHLDQIEKTLEVRIVARGQELTISGDRERVEQAREVLTQLQKFCRAGNRLTFQEVGYAIKASQSGAKHALESLATDVAMVTQRGKQIKPKTIGQKKYVETIKKYDVVFAVGPAGTGKTYLAVVMAIKSLRNKDVERLVLTRPAVEAGEKLGFLPGDLQEKINPYLRPLYDSLYDVLGVESTQKYLEKNIIEIAPLAYMRGRTLEDSFIILDEAQNTTPEQMKMFLTRLGFGSKAVITGDITQTDLPRGQVSGLINALSVLKDVKGLSIHTMTGDDIVRHPLVEEIIKAYDKGQ; this is encoded by the coding sequence TTGGCGGAAAAATTTGAGGCAAGGGTTGAGCTTGACGACATTGGCACCACTGCCGAGGTATTCGGGAAGAATGACGGACACTTGGACCAGATTGAGAAAACGCTGGAGGTCCGTATAGTAGCCCGGGGGCAGGAACTGACCATTTCCGGTGACAGGGAGAGAGTTGAACAGGCCCGTGAAGTCTTAACCCAATTGCAAAAGTTTTGCCGTGCCGGAAACCGTTTGACTTTTCAGGAGGTTGGATACGCCATCAAGGCCTCCCAGAGCGGCGCCAAACATGCCCTTGAGAGCCTGGCTACGGATGTTGCCATGGTGACGCAGCGCGGCAAGCAAATAAAGCCAAAGACCATCGGGCAGAAGAAATACGTCGAAACCATCAAAAAATATGATGTGGTTTTTGCAGTCGGCCCTGCCGGGACAGGGAAGACTTATCTCGCCGTCGTTATGGCCATCAAGTCGCTTCGAAACAAGGACGTGGAGCGTCTGGTTTTAACGCGCCCCGCTGTAGAAGCAGGGGAAAAGCTTGGTTTCCTGCCGGGAGACCTGCAGGAAAAAATCAACCCCTACCTGCGTCCTCTTTATGACAGTCTCTATGATGTTCTGGGGGTTGAGAGCACCCAAAAATACCTGGAAAAAAACATCATAGAGATTGCGCCTTTGGCTTACATGCGCGGCAGGACGCTGGAAGATTCATTTATTATTCTGGACGAGGCGCAGAATACGACACCGGAACAGATGAAAATGTTCCTGACCCGGCTTGGTTTTGGTTCCAAGGCGGTGATTACGGGGGACATTACCCAGACCGACCTGCCCAGGGGGCAGGTATCCGGACTGATTAATGCCCTTTCTGTTTTAAAGGATGTCAAAGGTCTCAGCATCCATACTATGACCGGGGACGACATAGTCCGGCATCCTCTGGTGGAGGAAATTATTAAGGCTTATGACAAGGGGCAGTAA